The following are encoded together in the Manduca sexta isolate Smith_Timp_Sample1 chromosome 22, JHU_Msex_v1.0, whole genome shotgun sequence genome:
- the LOC119190134 gene encoding splicing factor YJU2-like, translating into MSERKVLNKYYPPDFDPSKIPRMKLAKNRQYTVRLMAPFNMRCATCGEYIYKGKKFNARKEDVENEDYLGIRIYRFYIKCTRCLQEISFKTDPKNTDYEIEAGATRNFMALKLAEEQAKREEEEQKEEEANNPMKLLEYRTEQSKQEIELLESLEELKELNRRQQTVDYEGMLKQYQPETAVERKAREEKEDDEFIKSVKFANSSSNRVIVEETVEDVTEDEGPPVKVPKIEMMPQRSINTKKDWNRSIGVLSKKTALSNLVKKKESTQTSETKTDSKPEKDVRQVDNRSSETESERVKSAATGLALLAGYSGSDSDS; encoded by the exons ATGTCTGAAAGAAAAGTTTTAAAC AAATACTATCCTCCGGATTTCGATCCATCAAAGATACCTCGTATGAAATTGGCGAAAAATCGCCAGTACACAGTGCGTTTGATGGCTCCATTCAACATGCGTTGTGCTACGTGCGGTGAGTACATATACAAAGGCAAGAAGTTCAACGCCAGGAAAGAAGATGTGGAAAATGAGGACTATCTTGGCATAAGGATATACAGATTCTATATCAAG tGCACTCGATGCCTACAAGAAATATCATTCAAGACAGACCCAAAGAACACAGATTACGAGATAGAGGCGGGTGCCACACGTAATTTTATGGCATTAAAACTGGCTGAAGAACAAGCCAAGAGGGAAGAGGAGGAACAGAAAGAAGAGGAGGCCAATAATCCTATGAAGCTGTTAG AATACAGAACTGAGCAGTCAAAACAGGAAATAGAACTGCTAGAGAGCCTTGAAGAGTTGAAAGAACTGAACAGAAGACAGCAGACTGTGGACTATGAGGGCATGCTCAAACAGTACCAGCCCGAGACAGCAGTTGAGAGGAAAGCAAGGGAGGAAAAAGAGGATGATGAATTTATAAA ATCTGTGAAGTTTGCAAATTCATCATCAAATAGAGTAATAGTTGAAGAAACAGTTGAAGACGTGACAGAAGATGAAGGGCCCCCTGTAAAAGTGCCAAAAATAGAAATGATGCCGCAAAGGAGTATCAATACTAAAAAAGATTGGAATAGAAGTATAGGAGTACTTTCTAAGAAGACAGCCTTATCTAATCTCGTTAAAAAGAAGGAGTCCACGCAAACCAGCGAAACGAAGACAGATAGTAAGCCTGAAAAAGATGTGAGGCAAGTAGACAATAGGAGCAGTGAAACTGAATCCGAAAGGGTGAAGTCCGCAGCGACAGGTCTAGCTTTGCTGGCCGGATACTCAGGTAGTGACAGTGATTCGTAA